The genomic region GTGTACCGTTGACGGCAGAAATCTCCTGTTAAGGTATAATCCATATATGAACCAGGGCTGGGGAAGCTATTCCTATGAGCTGTTTTCAATTGACAGCGACGGTACGGAAAGTACAGTTGACAAGGGTGAGGTATCTTTCGATATAACAGGCCGGACGGGTGAATTTGACATAGAGGAAATGGCGTCCTTCTATAATAAAATCAATGAGTACCTGGACAAAAGCATATTATTGCTTAGCACGGAACAGGGAGAACCGGAGTACAGTACCGAAAGCCGGATAGTAACCAGGAGAGAAGACTTTCCCTGGCTATACGGCGCAGGTATAGAATTTGACGAAAATGATTCGATTAAAGACAAGCTGCTGAAATATAGAGAAAACATGAAATGATCTGTACAAGAATCAGCTTAACTTTTTTCCTTTGTTCCCTTTGACAGGGTTTTCAGCCTGGTTTTGCATCGATTTTTAACTTGCCCAGCATGTCATAAGCTTTGTCCACATTGAAATCATCATAGAAATCCCTGAAAAAGTTAAGTATTTCTGAAACTTTCATCCAGTTGTTCAGATAGTTTTTTTTTCGGGCAGGTAAGACACGATTTTCTTGGTTTCAACACCCGGCTCAAAACCGCCGATACGTATTTTGCCTGCGGTTGGGGGAAGAAGATTGTTACATATCTTTATAAATGTCGTCTTACCGCTGCCATTTGGTCCCAGAAGGCCTACAATTCTGCCTTTTGGGATACTCAGTGTCACCGAATCAACGGCTTTGACCGGGCCAAAGTATTTGGACAGATTTTCGCATTCGAGGATGTTATGCATTGTCAGCACCTCCCTCCATTTTTGCAATTATAAACGCAATTTCCTTTTCAAAAATCCCAGGCGTTTCATGTTTGAAGGAATTCCTGGATAAGCTCATAAGCCGGTTTTTCTTTAACTTTCTGAACCATATTTACATCCTCCGTTACCAACCTCATCAATTTTCTTTTCAAAGTTTAAACATCCTGCATTACCATTTTGACACCTTGTACATATGATGAAGTAAGGCATTATGTAAAGGTGGGATTACATGATTTTAATAGGAAGAAACATTGTCACTGAAGACAGGCTGACGGCCATGTTCGGACAGGATGAGACAAAATATCAGATAGCGGATATGATGCTTAAGGCGGGTACTGTTTTTACATACAAAGATGAGCAGCTTTTTGACTTTGAGGTTAAAACCAGGAAAGAGATAGTAAGAGCTTCTGAACGGCTTAACAACAGCTTCTTTTCCTTCAGGCTTTTCAAGGACTCAGTATGCAACAAACGATACTGGGACAGGACGGAAGAAGGAGGTTTCCGCCTGAAAAAAAACGTCAGCGCATATGACGCAGTAAGAGACATTCTCAGGAACAGCAGATTGTATGGGACGGAATGCGCAACCGCGATCGTAATAGTATTTTATCTTGCACTGACTGAAGTTTTACCGAGGGAGTTGTTCGACAGGCTGTTCCCGGACATATATCTTATGGACTGGAAATACCTGGACAAGGATCTGGGAGTCCGGAACTACCGCGGGGTCAAAGATGCAATACCCGGAGACTGCCTGTATTTTAAAAATCCCGATGTTAATCCCGATACTCCTGAATGGCAGGGCGAAAATGTAATAAAACTTTTGAACGGTTATTATTATGGACACGGTATTGGCATAAAAACAGCTGATGGAATTATACGGGATTTGAACAGAAACAGGATAACCGGATCCGAACGGTCTGCCTATCTTGCAGATTTGATAGTAAAGCCGGATTTTAAGTATCTTGGCGAGCAATTGTTGTTCTGGCACCTAAGGCCTCAGGAATGAATAGTATATAAAAGCTGGCTTTGTTAAGCCTGCCTGAAACAATTTTTGAGACAGGTAATTAAAAAGGGTGAAGTTATGAATGTTTATGTCGTAAAAATAACAACAATGTCAAAATATCTCTTAACATTATTTACATATGCGCCG from Thermoclostridium stercorarium subsp. stercorarium DSM 8532 harbors:
- a CDS encoding protein-glutamine gamma-glutamyltransferase, giving the protein MILIGRNIVTEDRLTAMFGQDETKYQIADMMLKAGTVFTYKDEQLFDFEVKTRKEIVRASERLNNSFFSFRLFKDSVCNKRYWDRTEEGGFRLKKNVSAYDAVRDILRNSRLYGTECATAIVIVFYLALTEVLPRELFDRLFPDIYLMDWKYLDKDLGVRNYRGVKDAIPGDCLYFKNPDVNPDTPEWQGENVIKLLNGYYYGHGIGIKTADGIIRDLNRNRITGSERSAYLADLIVKPDFKYLGEQLLFWHLRPQE